A window from Odocoileus virginianus isolate 20LAN1187 ecotype Illinois chromosome 24, Ovbor_1.2, whole genome shotgun sequence encodes these proteins:
- the MDM1 gene encoding nuclear protein MDM1 isoform X1 encodes MPVRFKGLSEYQRNFLWKKSYLSESCNSSVGRRHPWAGLRSDQLGITREPSFISKRRVPHHDPQISKSLEWNGATSENDVVLSPEPEAPRTPESQEAEQTEDANQERRLAVEACRGPKRTRSHSADSRSEGASDIVESKEDVKTNHVPANENVELKHSTKPLSENVDDRQLDRLLRKKAGLTVLPSHNVLRNSEYQRQFVWKTPKQPTPAFATNQVFHNKSKFVPQFKGNSVIHETEYKRNFKGLSPVKEPKLRSHLKENGNFETISPEKKCNKTDDPLKSEAEMEPKDSNQPKKKLTPWRHQRLGKVNSEYRAKFLSPAQYLYKAGAWTRVKENIPNQASVNAMWYAEVKELREKAEFYRKRVQGTHFSRDHLNQILSESNRCWDVSSTTSSEGTISSNIRALDLAGDPTSHKTLQKCPSTQLEEKRPILEEQPQKTTTEKLGVSNAPIPVRRRLAWDAEDTPEDIQKQPREEEEEEERDRQVNVEELEKLEGPEESKADKIKEESESSSMSSGKGGRLPTPKLRELGGIQRTHHDLTTPAVGGAVLVSPSKVKPPVIEQRKRISSQDGLETLKNDFRKKESRAISLLTSPAAGIKTVDPLPLREDSEPNIPKFGETTLPVSKMLEYPPNTPGKSASPPCAPSSRHPSRRIQGSLRDPEFQHNVGKSRMNNFQLPQHEAFNDEDEDRFSEISARSAASSLQASQTLARARKRKESFWGKT; translated from the exons ATGCCGGTCCGCTTCAAG GGGTTGAGTGAATACCAGAGAAATTTTCTGTGGAAAAAGTCGTATTTGTCAGAGTCTTGTAATTCCTCAGTGGGGAGAAGACACCCATGGGCTGGACTTAGATCAGATCAATTAG GAATCACAAGAGAGCcaagttttatttcaaaaagaagagTCCCTCATCATGACCCACAGATTTCAAAATCTCTTGAGTGGAATGGAGCTACCTCAGAGAATGATGTGGTCCTATCACCAGAACCTGAAGCCCCTAGAACACCAGAATCACAGGAGGCAGAACAAACAGAAGATGCTAACCAAGAAAGACGACTTGCAGTAGAAGCCTGCAGAGGTCCCAAGAGAACCAGATCTCACTCTGCAGATTCCAGAAGTGAGGGGGCTTCAGATATTGTAGAAAGTAAGGAGGATGTAAAAACAAACCATGTACCAGCTAATGAAAATGTGGAGCTGAAACATTCTACCAAGCCTCTTTCAGAAAATGTAGATGATAGG cagTTGGATAGACTTCTGCGGAAGAAAGCTGGATTGACGGTTCTTCCTTCACATAATGTCTTGAGGAATTCCGAATATCAAAGGCAGTTTGTTTGGAAGACCCCTAAACAACCTACTCCAGCTTTTGCAACCAATCAG gTTTTCCACAATAAAAGCAAATTTGTTCCACAATTCAAAGGTAACTCAGTCATCCATGAAACTGaatacaaaagaaattttaagggCTTATCCCCAGTGAAAGAACCAAAATTAAGAAGTCATTTGAAGGAAAACGGAAATTTTGAAACAATATCTCCTGAAAAGAAG tgTAATAAAACAGATGATCCTTTAAAATCAGAAGCAGAGATGGAACCAAAAGACTCAAACCAGCCTAAAAagaaacttactccttggagACATCAAAGGCTTGG GAAGGTGAATTCTGAATATAGAGCAAAATTTCTGAGCCCAGCCCAGTATTTATATAAAGCTGGGGCTTGGACACGTGTGAAGGAAAACATACCAAATCAG GCTTCTGTAAATGCCATGTGGTATGCGGAG GTTAAAGAACTCCGAGAGAAGGCTGAGTTTTATAGGAAACGAGTTCAGGGAACCCATTTTTCTCGGGACCATCTGAATCAGATTCTGTCTGAAAGCAACCGCTGTTGGGATGTCTCCTCAACTACGAGCTCAGAAGGAACCATTAGCAGCAATATCAGAGCGCTAGATCTTGCTGG AGATCCTACAAGCCATAAGACTTTACAGAAATGTCCTTCTACACAGctagaagaaaaaagacctatCTTGGAAGAACAGCCCCAGAAAACTACCACAGAGAAATTGGGTGTGTCAAATGCTCCCATACCTGTTAGAAGGCGTCTGGCTTGGGATGCTGAGGACACCCCTGAAGACATACAGAAACAGccgagagaggaggaggaggaggaggaaagggacagGCAGGTTAATGTGGAAGAGCTGGAGAAGTTGGAAGGACCGGAAGAATCTAAAGCAGACAAGATAAAGGAGGA GTCGGAGTCATCTTCTATGTCTTCAGGGAAAGGAGGCAGGCTTCCTACTCCAAAGCTGAGAGAACTGGGTGGAATCCAGAGGACTCATCATGATCTTACCACTCCAGCTGTTG gtggtgcagttttAGTGTCTCCATCTAAAGTGAAGCCTCCAGTCAtagaacagaggaaaagaatatccTCTCAGGATGGCTTAGAAACTTTGAAGAATGACTTTAGGAAG aaAGAAAGTCGTGCTATATCCCTGCTGACTTCTCCAGCTGCTGGTATTAAAACAGTTGATCCCTTGCCTTTGAGGGAAGATTCTGAACCCAATATCCCCAAATTTGGTGAGACAACTCTTCCAGTTTCAAAAATGCTAGAATACCCACCTAACACACCTGGGAAGTCTGCTTCTCCACCCTGCGCCCCATCCAGTAGGCATCCTTCTCGTCGAATTCAGGGCTCCCTGAGAGATCCAGAATTCCAGCATAATG tgggaAAATCAAGGATGAACAATTTCCAGTTACCTCAGCATGAAGCCTTTAATGATGAAG ATGAGGACAGGTTCTCAGAAATCTCTGCTCGCTCTGCAGCCTCTAGTCTCCAGGCTTCTCAAACTCTGGCACGAGCTcggaaaaggaaagagagtttCTGGGGCAAAACATAA
- the MDM1 gene encoding nuclear protein MDM1 isoform X4, with protein MPVRFKGLSEYQRNFLWKKSYLSESCNSSVGRRHPWAGLRSDQLGITREPSFISKRRVPHHDPQISKSLEWNGATSENDVVLSPEPEAPRTPESQEAEQTEDANQERRLAVEACRGPKRTRSHSADSRSEGASDIVESKEDVKTNHVPANENVELKHSTKPLSENVDDRLDRLLRKKAGLTVLPSHNVLRNSEYQRQFVWKTPKQPTPAFATNQVFHNKSKFVPQFKGNSVIHETEYKRNFKGLSPVKEPKLRSHLKENGNFETISPEKKCNKTDDPLKSEAEMEPKDSNQPKKKLTPWRHQRLGKVNSEYRAKFLSPAQYLYKAGAWTRVKENIPNQVKELREKAEFYRKRVQGTHFSRDHLNQILSESNRCWDVSSTTSSEGTISSNIRALDLAGDPTSHKTLQKCPSTQLEEKRPILEEQPQKTTTEKLGVSNAPIPVRRRLAWDAEDTPEDIQKQPREEEEEEERDRQVNVEELEKLEGPEESKADKIKEESESSSMSSGKGGRLPTPKLRELGGIQRTHHDLTTPAVGGAVLVSPSKVKPPVIEQRKRISSQDGLETLKNDFRKKESRAISLLTSPAAGIKTVDPLPLREDSEPNIPKFGETTLPVSKMLEYPPNTPGKSASPPCAPSSRHPSRRIQGSLRDPEFQHNVGKSRMNNFQLPQHEAFNDEDEDRFSEISARSAASSLQASQTLARARKRKESFWGKT; from the exons ATGCCGGTCCGCTTCAAG GGGTTGAGTGAATACCAGAGAAATTTTCTGTGGAAAAAGTCGTATTTGTCAGAGTCTTGTAATTCCTCAGTGGGGAGAAGACACCCATGGGCTGGACTTAGATCAGATCAATTAG GAATCACAAGAGAGCcaagttttatttcaaaaagaagagTCCCTCATCATGACCCACAGATTTCAAAATCTCTTGAGTGGAATGGAGCTACCTCAGAGAATGATGTGGTCCTATCACCAGAACCTGAAGCCCCTAGAACACCAGAATCACAGGAGGCAGAACAAACAGAAGATGCTAACCAAGAAAGACGACTTGCAGTAGAAGCCTGCAGAGGTCCCAAGAGAACCAGATCTCACTCTGCAGATTCCAGAAGTGAGGGGGCTTCAGATATTGTAGAAAGTAAGGAGGATGTAAAAACAAACCATGTACCAGCTAATGAAAATGTGGAGCTGAAACATTCTACCAAGCCTCTTTCAGAAAATGTAGATGATAGG TTGGATAGACTTCTGCGGAAGAAAGCTGGATTGACGGTTCTTCCTTCACATAATGTCTTGAGGAATTCCGAATATCAAAGGCAGTTTGTTTGGAAGACCCCTAAACAACCTACTCCAGCTTTTGCAACCAATCAG gTTTTCCACAATAAAAGCAAATTTGTTCCACAATTCAAAGGTAACTCAGTCATCCATGAAACTGaatacaaaagaaattttaagggCTTATCCCCAGTGAAAGAACCAAAATTAAGAAGTCATTTGAAGGAAAACGGAAATTTTGAAACAATATCTCCTGAAAAGAAG tgTAATAAAACAGATGATCCTTTAAAATCAGAAGCAGAGATGGAACCAAAAGACTCAAACCAGCCTAAAAagaaacttactccttggagACATCAAAGGCTTGG GAAGGTGAATTCTGAATATAGAGCAAAATTTCTGAGCCCAGCCCAGTATTTATATAAAGCTGGGGCTTGGACACGTGTGAAGGAAAACATACCAAATCAG GTTAAAGAACTCCGAGAGAAGGCTGAGTTTTATAGGAAACGAGTTCAGGGAACCCATTTTTCTCGGGACCATCTGAATCAGATTCTGTCTGAAAGCAACCGCTGTTGGGATGTCTCCTCAACTACGAGCTCAGAAGGAACCATTAGCAGCAATATCAGAGCGCTAGATCTTGCTGG AGATCCTACAAGCCATAAGACTTTACAGAAATGTCCTTCTACACAGctagaagaaaaaagacctatCTTGGAAGAACAGCCCCAGAAAACTACCACAGAGAAATTGGGTGTGTCAAATGCTCCCATACCTGTTAGAAGGCGTCTGGCTTGGGATGCTGAGGACACCCCTGAAGACATACAGAAACAGccgagagaggaggaggaggaggaggaaagggacagGCAGGTTAATGTGGAAGAGCTGGAGAAGTTGGAAGGACCGGAAGAATCTAAAGCAGACAAGATAAAGGAGGA GTCGGAGTCATCTTCTATGTCTTCAGGGAAAGGAGGCAGGCTTCCTACTCCAAAGCTGAGAGAACTGGGTGGAATCCAGAGGACTCATCATGATCTTACCACTCCAGCTGTTG gtggtgcagttttAGTGTCTCCATCTAAAGTGAAGCCTCCAGTCAtagaacagaggaaaagaatatccTCTCAGGATGGCTTAGAAACTTTGAAGAATGACTTTAGGAAG aaAGAAAGTCGTGCTATATCCCTGCTGACTTCTCCAGCTGCTGGTATTAAAACAGTTGATCCCTTGCCTTTGAGGGAAGATTCTGAACCCAATATCCCCAAATTTGGTGAGACAACTCTTCCAGTTTCAAAAATGCTAGAATACCCACCTAACACACCTGGGAAGTCTGCTTCTCCACCCTGCGCCCCATCCAGTAGGCATCCTTCTCGTCGAATTCAGGGCTCCCTGAGAGATCCAGAATTCCAGCATAATG tgggaAAATCAAGGATGAACAATTTCCAGTTACCTCAGCATGAAGCCTTTAATGATGAAG ATGAGGACAGGTTCTCAGAAATCTCTGCTCGCTCTGCAGCCTCTAGTCTCCAGGCTTCTCAAACTCTGGCACGAGCTcggaaaaggaaagagagtttCTGGGGCAAAACATAA
- the MDM1 gene encoding nuclear protein MDM1 isoform X8, giving the protein MPVRFKGLSEYQRNFLWKKSYLSESCNSSVGRRHPWAGLRSDQLGITREPSFISKRRVPHHDPQISKSLEWNGATSENDVVLSPEPEAPRTPESQEAEQTEDANQERRLAVEACRGPKRTRSHSADSRSEGASDIVESKEDVKTNHVPANENVELKHSTKPLSENVDDRLDRLLRKKAGLTVLPSHNVLRNSEYQRQFVWKTPKQPTPAFATNQVFHNKSKFVPQFKGNSVIHETEYKRNFKGLSPVKEPKLRSHLKENGNFETISPEKKCNKTDDPLKSEAEMEPKDSNQPKKKLTPWRHQRLGKVNSEYRAKFLSPAQYLYKAGAWTRVKENIPNQVKELREKAEFYRKRVQGTHFSRDHLNQILSESNRCWDVSSTTSSEGTISSNIRALDLAGDPTSHKTLQKCPSTQLEEKRPILEEQPQKTTTEKLGVSNAPIPVRRRLAWDAEDTPEDIQKQPREEEEEEERDRQVNVEELEKLEGPEESKADKIKEESESSSMSSGKGGRLPTPKLRELGGIQRTHHDLTTPAVGGAVLVSPSKVKPPVIEQRKRISSQDGLETLKNDFRKKESRAISLLTSPAAGIKTVDPLPLREDSEPNIPKFGETTLPVSKMLEYPPNTPGKSASPPCAPSSRHPSRRIQGSLRDPEFQHNDEDRFSEISARSAASSLQASQTLARARKRKESFWGKT; this is encoded by the exons ATGCCGGTCCGCTTCAAG GGGTTGAGTGAATACCAGAGAAATTTTCTGTGGAAAAAGTCGTATTTGTCAGAGTCTTGTAATTCCTCAGTGGGGAGAAGACACCCATGGGCTGGACTTAGATCAGATCAATTAG GAATCACAAGAGAGCcaagttttatttcaaaaagaagagTCCCTCATCATGACCCACAGATTTCAAAATCTCTTGAGTGGAATGGAGCTACCTCAGAGAATGATGTGGTCCTATCACCAGAACCTGAAGCCCCTAGAACACCAGAATCACAGGAGGCAGAACAAACAGAAGATGCTAACCAAGAAAGACGACTTGCAGTAGAAGCCTGCAGAGGTCCCAAGAGAACCAGATCTCACTCTGCAGATTCCAGAAGTGAGGGGGCTTCAGATATTGTAGAAAGTAAGGAGGATGTAAAAACAAACCATGTACCAGCTAATGAAAATGTGGAGCTGAAACATTCTACCAAGCCTCTTTCAGAAAATGTAGATGATAGG TTGGATAGACTTCTGCGGAAGAAAGCTGGATTGACGGTTCTTCCTTCACATAATGTCTTGAGGAATTCCGAATATCAAAGGCAGTTTGTTTGGAAGACCCCTAAACAACCTACTCCAGCTTTTGCAACCAATCAG gTTTTCCACAATAAAAGCAAATTTGTTCCACAATTCAAAGGTAACTCAGTCATCCATGAAACTGaatacaaaagaaattttaagggCTTATCCCCAGTGAAAGAACCAAAATTAAGAAGTCATTTGAAGGAAAACGGAAATTTTGAAACAATATCTCCTGAAAAGAAG tgTAATAAAACAGATGATCCTTTAAAATCAGAAGCAGAGATGGAACCAAAAGACTCAAACCAGCCTAAAAagaaacttactccttggagACATCAAAGGCTTGG GAAGGTGAATTCTGAATATAGAGCAAAATTTCTGAGCCCAGCCCAGTATTTATATAAAGCTGGGGCTTGGACACGTGTGAAGGAAAACATACCAAATCAG GTTAAAGAACTCCGAGAGAAGGCTGAGTTTTATAGGAAACGAGTTCAGGGAACCCATTTTTCTCGGGACCATCTGAATCAGATTCTGTCTGAAAGCAACCGCTGTTGGGATGTCTCCTCAACTACGAGCTCAGAAGGAACCATTAGCAGCAATATCAGAGCGCTAGATCTTGCTGG AGATCCTACAAGCCATAAGACTTTACAGAAATGTCCTTCTACACAGctagaagaaaaaagacctatCTTGGAAGAACAGCCCCAGAAAACTACCACAGAGAAATTGGGTGTGTCAAATGCTCCCATACCTGTTAGAAGGCGTCTGGCTTGGGATGCTGAGGACACCCCTGAAGACATACAGAAACAGccgagagaggaggaggaggaggaggaaagggacagGCAGGTTAATGTGGAAGAGCTGGAGAAGTTGGAAGGACCGGAAGAATCTAAAGCAGACAAGATAAAGGAGGA GTCGGAGTCATCTTCTATGTCTTCAGGGAAAGGAGGCAGGCTTCCTACTCCAAAGCTGAGAGAACTGGGTGGAATCCAGAGGACTCATCATGATCTTACCACTCCAGCTGTTG gtggtgcagttttAGTGTCTCCATCTAAAGTGAAGCCTCCAGTCAtagaacagaggaaaagaatatccTCTCAGGATGGCTTAGAAACTTTGAAGAATGACTTTAGGAAG aaAGAAAGTCGTGCTATATCCCTGCTGACTTCTCCAGCTGCTGGTATTAAAACAGTTGATCCCTTGCCTTTGAGGGAAGATTCTGAACCCAATATCCCCAAATTTGGTGAGACAACTCTTCCAGTTTCAAAAATGCTAGAATACCCACCTAACACACCTGGGAAGTCTGCTTCTCCACCCTGCGCCCCATCCAGTAGGCATCCTTCTCGTCGAATTCAGGGCTCCCTGAGAGATCCAGAATTCCAGCATAATG ATGAGGACAGGTTCTCAGAAATCTCTGCTCGCTCTGCAGCCTCTAGTCTCCAGGCTTCTCAAACTCTGGCACGAGCTcggaaaaggaaagagagtttCTGGGGCAAAACATAA
- the MDM1 gene encoding nuclear protein MDM1 isoform X3, whose amino-acid sequence MPVRFKGLSEYQRNFLWKKSYLSESCNSSVGRRHPWAGLRSDQLGITREPSFISKRRVPHHDPQISKSLEWNGATSENDVVLSPEPEAPRTPESQEAEQTEDANQERRLAVEACRGPKRTRSHSADSRSEGASDIVESKEDVKTNHVPANENVELKHSTKPLSENVDDRQLDRLLRKKAGLTVLPSHNVLRNSEYQRQFVWKTPKQPTPAFATNQVFHNKSKFVPQFKGNSVIHETEYKRNFKGLSPVKEPKLRSHLKENGNFETISPEKKCNKTDDPLKSEAEMEPKDSNQPKKKLTPWRHQRLGKVNSEYRAKFLSPAQYLYKAGAWTRVKENIPNQVKELREKAEFYRKRVQGTHFSRDHLNQILSESNRCWDVSSTTSSEGTISSNIRALDLAGDPTSHKTLQKCPSTQLEEKRPILEEQPQKTTTEKLGVSNAPIPVRRRLAWDAEDTPEDIQKQPREEEEEEERDRQVNVEELEKLEGPEESKADKIKEESESSSMSSGKGGRLPTPKLRELGGIQRTHHDLTTPAVGGAVLVSPSKVKPPVIEQRKRISSQDGLETLKNDFRKKESRAISLLTSPAAGIKTVDPLPLREDSEPNIPKFGETTLPVSKMLEYPPNTPGKSASPPCAPSSRHPSRRIQGSLRDPEFQHNVGKSRMNNFQLPQHEAFNDEDEDRFSEISARSAASSLQASQTLARARKRKESFWGKT is encoded by the exons ATGCCGGTCCGCTTCAAG GGGTTGAGTGAATACCAGAGAAATTTTCTGTGGAAAAAGTCGTATTTGTCAGAGTCTTGTAATTCCTCAGTGGGGAGAAGACACCCATGGGCTGGACTTAGATCAGATCAATTAG GAATCACAAGAGAGCcaagttttatttcaaaaagaagagTCCCTCATCATGACCCACAGATTTCAAAATCTCTTGAGTGGAATGGAGCTACCTCAGAGAATGATGTGGTCCTATCACCAGAACCTGAAGCCCCTAGAACACCAGAATCACAGGAGGCAGAACAAACAGAAGATGCTAACCAAGAAAGACGACTTGCAGTAGAAGCCTGCAGAGGTCCCAAGAGAACCAGATCTCACTCTGCAGATTCCAGAAGTGAGGGGGCTTCAGATATTGTAGAAAGTAAGGAGGATGTAAAAACAAACCATGTACCAGCTAATGAAAATGTGGAGCTGAAACATTCTACCAAGCCTCTTTCAGAAAATGTAGATGATAGG cagTTGGATAGACTTCTGCGGAAGAAAGCTGGATTGACGGTTCTTCCTTCACATAATGTCTTGAGGAATTCCGAATATCAAAGGCAGTTTGTTTGGAAGACCCCTAAACAACCTACTCCAGCTTTTGCAACCAATCAG gTTTTCCACAATAAAAGCAAATTTGTTCCACAATTCAAAGGTAACTCAGTCATCCATGAAACTGaatacaaaagaaattttaagggCTTATCCCCAGTGAAAGAACCAAAATTAAGAAGTCATTTGAAGGAAAACGGAAATTTTGAAACAATATCTCCTGAAAAGAAG tgTAATAAAACAGATGATCCTTTAAAATCAGAAGCAGAGATGGAACCAAAAGACTCAAACCAGCCTAAAAagaaacttactccttggagACATCAAAGGCTTGG GAAGGTGAATTCTGAATATAGAGCAAAATTTCTGAGCCCAGCCCAGTATTTATATAAAGCTGGGGCTTGGACACGTGTGAAGGAAAACATACCAAATCAG GTTAAAGAACTCCGAGAGAAGGCTGAGTTTTATAGGAAACGAGTTCAGGGAACCCATTTTTCTCGGGACCATCTGAATCAGATTCTGTCTGAAAGCAACCGCTGTTGGGATGTCTCCTCAACTACGAGCTCAGAAGGAACCATTAGCAGCAATATCAGAGCGCTAGATCTTGCTGG AGATCCTACAAGCCATAAGACTTTACAGAAATGTCCTTCTACACAGctagaagaaaaaagacctatCTTGGAAGAACAGCCCCAGAAAACTACCACAGAGAAATTGGGTGTGTCAAATGCTCCCATACCTGTTAGAAGGCGTCTGGCTTGGGATGCTGAGGACACCCCTGAAGACATACAGAAACAGccgagagaggaggaggaggaggaggaaagggacagGCAGGTTAATGTGGAAGAGCTGGAGAAGTTGGAAGGACCGGAAGAATCTAAAGCAGACAAGATAAAGGAGGA GTCGGAGTCATCTTCTATGTCTTCAGGGAAAGGAGGCAGGCTTCCTACTCCAAAGCTGAGAGAACTGGGTGGAATCCAGAGGACTCATCATGATCTTACCACTCCAGCTGTTG gtggtgcagttttAGTGTCTCCATCTAAAGTGAAGCCTCCAGTCAtagaacagaggaaaagaatatccTCTCAGGATGGCTTAGAAACTTTGAAGAATGACTTTAGGAAG aaAGAAAGTCGTGCTATATCCCTGCTGACTTCTCCAGCTGCTGGTATTAAAACAGTTGATCCCTTGCCTTTGAGGGAAGATTCTGAACCCAATATCCCCAAATTTGGTGAGACAACTCTTCCAGTTTCAAAAATGCTAGAATACCCACCTAACACACCTGGGAAGTCTGCTTCTCCACCCTGCGCCCCATCCAGTAGGCATCCTTCTCGTCGAATTCAGGGCTCCCTGAGAGATCCAGAATTCCAGCATAATG tgggaAAATCAAGGATGAACAATTTCCAGTTACCTCAGCATGAAGCCTTTAATGATGAAG ATGAGGACAGGTTCTCAGAAATCTCTGCTCGCTCTGCAGCCTCTAGTCTCCAGGCTTCTCAAACTCTGGCACGAGCTcggaaaaggaaagagagtttCTGGGGCAAAACATAA
- the MDM1 gene encoding nuclear protein MDM1 isoform X2, producing the protein MPVRFKGLSEYQRNFLWKKSYLSESCNSSVGRRHPWAGLRSDQLGITREPSFISKRRVPHHDPQISKSLEWNGATSENDVVLSPEPEAPRTPESQEAEQTEDANQERRLAVEACRGPKRTRSHSADSRSEGASDIVESKEDVKTNHVPANENVELKHSTKPLSENVDDRLDRLLRKKAGLTVLPSHNVLRNSEYQRQFVWKTPKQPTPAFATNQVFHNKSKFVPQFKGNSVIHETEYKRNFKGLSPVKEPKLRSHLKENGNFETISPEKKCNKTDDPLKSEAEMEPKDSNQPKKKLTPWRHQRLGKVNSEYRAKFLSPAQYLYKAGAWTRVKENIPNQASVNAMWYAEVKELREKAEFYRKRVQGTHFSRDHLNQILSESNRCWDVSSTTSSEGTISSNIRALDLAGDPTSHKTLQKCPSTQLEEKRPILEEQPQKTTTEKLGVSNAPIPVRRRLAWDAEDTPEDIQKQPREEEEEEERDRQVNVEELEKLEGPEESKADKIKEESESSSMSSGKGGRLPTPKLRELGGIQRTHHDLTTPAVGGAVLVSPSKVKPPVIEQRKRISSQDGLETLKNDFRKKESRAISLLTSPAAGIKTVDPLPLREDSEPNIPKFGETTLPVSKMLEYPPNTPGKSASPPCAPSSRHPSRRIQGSLRDPEFQHNVGKSRMNNFQLPQHEAFNDEDEDRFSEISARSAASSLQASQTLARARKRKESFWGKT; encoded by the exons ATGCCGGTCCGCTTCAAG GGGTTGAGTGAATACCAGAGAAATTTTCTGTGGAAAAAGTCGTATTTGTCAGAGTCTTGTAATTCCTCAGTGGGGAGAAGACACCCATGGGCTGGACTTAGATCAGATCAATTAG GAATCACAAGAGAGCcaagttttatttcaaaaagaagagTCCCTCATCATGACCCACAGATTTCAAAATCTCTTGAGTGGAATGGAGCTACCTCAGAGAATGATGTGGTCCTATCACCAGAACCTGAAGCCCCTAGAACACCAGAATCACAGGAGGCAGAACAAACAGAAGATGCTAACCAAGAAAGACGACTTGCAGTAGAAGCCTGCAGAGGTCCCAAGAGAACCAGATCTCACTCTGCAGATTCCAGAAGTGAGGGGGCTTCAGATATTGTAGAAAGTAAGGAGGATGTAAAAACAAACCATGTACCAGCTAATGAAAATGTGGAGCTGAAACATTCTACCAAGCCTCTTTCAGAAAATGTAGATGATAGG TTGGATAGACTTCTGCGGAAGAAAGCTGGATTGACGGTTCTTCCTTCACATAATGTCTTGAGGAATTCCGAATATCAAAGGCAGTTTGTTTGGAAGACCCCTAAACAACCTACTCCAGCTTTTGCAACCAATCAG gTTTTCCACAATAAAAGCAAATTTGTTCCACAATTCAAAGGTAACTCAGTCATCCATGAAACTGaatacaaaagaaattttaagggCTTATCCCCAGTGAAAGAACCAAAATTAAGAAGTCATTTGAAGGAAAACGGAAATTTTGAAACAATATCTCCTGAAAAGAAG tgTAATAAAACAGATGATCCTTTAAAATCAGAAGCAGAGATGGAACCAAAAGACTCAAACCAGCCTAAAAagaaacttactccttggagACATCAAAGGCTTGG GAAGGTGAATTCTGAATATAGAGCAAAATTTCTGAGCCCAGCCCAGTATTTATATAAAGCTGGGGCTTGGACACGTGTGAAGGAAAACATACCAAATCAG GCTTCTGTAAATGCCATGTGGTATGCGGAG GTTAAAGAACTCCGAGAGAAGGCTGAGTTTTATAGGAAACGAGTTCAGGGAACCCATTTTTCTCGGGACCATCTGAATCAGATTCTGTCTGAAAGCAACCGCTGTTGGGATGTCTCCTCAACTACGAGCTCAGAAGGAACCATTAGCAGCAATATCAGAGCGCTAGATCTTGCTGG AGATCCTACAAGCCATAAGACTTTACAGAAATGTCCTTCTACACAGctagaagaaaaaagacctatCTTGGAAGAACAGCCCCAGAAAACTACCACAGAGAAATTGGGTGTGTCAAATGCTCCCATACCTGTTAGAAGGCGTCTGGCTTGGGATGCTGAGGACACCCCTGAAGACATACAGAAACAGccgagagaggaggaggaggaggaggaaagggacagGCAGGTTAATGTGGAAGAGCTGGAGAAGTTGGAAGGACCGGAAGAATCTAAAGCAGACAAGATAAAGGAGGA GTCGGAGTCATCTTCTATGTCTTCAGGGAAAGGAGGCAGGCTTCCTACTCCAAAGCTGAGAGAACTGGGTGGAATCCAGAGGACTCATCATGATCTTACCACTCCAGCTGTTG gtggtgcagttttAGTGTCTCCATCTAAAGTGAAGCCTCCAGTCAtagaacagaggaaaagaatatccTCTCAGGATGGCTTAGAAACTTTGAAGAATGACTTTAGGAAG aaAGAAAGTCGTGCTATATCCCTGCTGACTTCTCCAGCTGCTGGTATTAAAACAGTTGATCCCTTGCCTTTGAGGGAAGATTCTGAACCCAATATCCCCAAATTTGGTGAGACAACTCTTCCAGTTTCAAAAATGCTAGAATACCCACCTAACACACCTGGGAAGTCTGCTTCTCCACCCTGCGCCCCATCCAGTAGGCATCCTTCTCGTCGAATTCAGGGCTCCCTGAGAGATCCAGAATTCCAGCATAATG tgggaAAATCAAGGATGAACAATTTCCAGTTACCTCAGCATGAAGCCTTTAATGATGAAG ATGAGGACAGGTTCTCAGAAATCTCTGCTCGCTCTGCAGCCTCTAGTCTCCAGGCTTCTCAAACTCTGGCACGAGCTcggaaaaggaaagagagtttCTGGGGCAAAACATAA